TCAAAAATTAGCATGCTCGGTAAATAACTACCGTTTAACTCCAAATATTGGGATAACGGTTCATAGTCCCCTTCATGTTTAGGGAATGATTGATCAAAGAAAGCATTGTTAGCAAATTGCGCAACTGGTTCGTAGTTATTCGGATCGCGCTGTGTCATGAGATACCGATAGAAACTCTGCTTCATTTTGCACACCTTATTTCTTATTTTTTAGTGGCACGTATACGGCTAAATCAATCTTATCGTTCTTCAAATCAATATGGCGGGCCTTGACTTGCATCCCGTTAGCTAACTTAAATTCATTCAAGCGCAAGGTAATGCGACTCTTATGCGCATTTAAAACCACCCATTTAGGGAATTTATATTGGCGTTGGATGTAATTAAAAACAAATGACATCGGTACTTTCAACTGACCAACAGCCAATTGCTTAGCACGTAGTTGAATATCACCATTTTCAAGCACATACGGTTTGAAAAAGAGGTTGAATTCGACCGGAAAACCTAAGAACTTAAATTGACCGGAAAGAATCGCTTGTTGGTCTAAAGTAAAATTATACTTCACTTTTGAGTTCTCAAGATAGTTTTCGAGATAATAGGCCACTACACTATTAATTTGCTTCTTGTGCATCTGAATATCAAAGGTACTGTCAGCCTTAATCATTTTTTCAGTCTGAACTTGCTTGGTTTGCGGTGCACTAACGTTATAGGCGATAAAACCCAGTGTGCCAATCACTAACGCTAGTAAAACAATAAAGCTATATTTCCAATAATTAATCGTTCGTTTGGGGCTAACTTGTTCCTTTTTTTTATCTTGTCTAGTTTGCATGAACTAACTTCCTTACTTGGCCCAATCTTTTTGGTGTTGCGCCATCTGTTGCCAAAAAGCGTTGGTAATGAGTTGATACCCTTTTTGGTTAGGATGGAAATGATCGTCGTCGCTAATATAGGGATTAAGATGCTCGTTTGCTGCTAGTGTCTTTTGTAATTGACTACTATCCATCTTAGCGAGCGATTTCGTTTGTTTTACATAGTGACCATCACCATGCGTTAAAAGACGGTCGCTATTGATATAATAGGCCGACTCAAAGTCATTGGCAACTTCTTTGACTGTCTTATTCCAGGCCGTTACAGCCGTTGACATCCCGGTAATCTCTGGAAAGTAAACGTAAAATGGGTTATAGACCCCCATTACGAAAATGGGTGCCGTTAGATTTTGTTGCCGAATTTGTCTAAACAACGTCATCAAATGTGTTTGATAGGCCTTTTGACCGGCTGCAATCTGTTTTTGATTTAAATCTAAAAAGTTGTTCTGCAAGACCGCCATTAAGTCATTACCCCCAACGGTCAAGGTGATGATGTCCGCTTTTTTCAAATTGGCTTGTAAGGTTGGTTGCGTACGCACGCGTTTTTCAATCTGCACGCTGGTATCCCCGGTGACACCATAATTTTCAGTCACCACAGGATGACCCGTTTCGGTTTTAATTTTAGTGGCAATCCGCGAAACATAACCTTCTTTATTTTGCTCATCACCCACCCCGTGGGTCAATGAATCGCCGACTGCTACTAAGTGCAATGTTTTCTTAACTTTTTTTGGTTGAACGACTTTTGTTTTTTGAATACTTTCTTGATGACTACGAACTTTGACTTTCATTGGACGTGGTGTCAATAACTGCCAAACGATAAAGACGACGAGTAACACCCCGGTAAATATCCCTAGGTCAATCAATAATTGTCGTATTTTTTTCATATCTGACACCCTCATATCTCTTTAGATAATAGTTAAGGCTGGGACAAATAAATGTCAACCAGCCTTAGTCATAAACTTCTTAGTTTTCAGTATAATACATCACTGCAAAAGCCCCAGCGCCCGCGTGGGTTGCAATGACTGGATCAGTGGTTCGTACTAAAATTTCGATTGCTGGAAAGGCTGCTTGTAATTGCGCCTTGATTTTTTCACTGAGTTCCAACCCATCGGCGTGTGAAATACCGATTGCTTTAACATTTTTTAACTTTCTGAGGTCATCATCCATTTCATCAATGAACTTCGTAATCGTCTTCATACCACGCCCCTTACGGAGGACCTTAAGCTCACTGTCAGCAACTTCAAGAATTACTTTGATGTTTAATAAACTTGAAATCACACCGGCTGCATGACTTAAACGGCCACCTTTAACAAGGTTAGTTAAGTCAGTCACACCCATATATAGTTTCGTATTATCATGGACTGCTTGAATAGCTGCTAAGGCATCTTCTAATGAGCCGCCTGCTTCAATCACTTCCGCTGCTTTTAAAACTTGGAAGGCCATTGCACGATCTGTAAAGTCACTATCAATAACAGTGACGTCAGCTTTCGCCATTTCGCCAGCTTGACGCGCAGTATCAACTGTCCCGCTAATCGCACGTAACATATGAATTGATAGAATTTGACTACCGTCAGCTGCTAGTTGTTCGTATGTTTCGATAAAATTACCGATGGCTGGTTGACTCGTCTTAGGAAGCGCACTAGCACTAGCCATTTCAGTCATAAATTGATCACGTGTGATTGTTTCACCATCAATATAGACGGTATTGTCAATCATGATGGTCAACGGAATCACCGTAATATGATGTTGTTTAATTTCTTCTGGTGTTAATTGAATTGATGAATCCGTTACGATTTTAATATTAGCCACTACTACTTCAGCCACACTTTCTATCTCGAAACAGGCCCATATGCGGACCGCTATTTCTATGATTATATCTATAAGACAGTATATCAAACTACGCCCATTTTTTCAGCAAAAGTTACTGAGAAAAAATGACAGTCTAACTAAAAAGGATCACGCCGTTCGTTTTTAAACGAATAACGTAATCCTTTTTAACACCGTTTATTTCTAATATCAACAGCCACTAATCTTTGCGTCAACTGCAAGCACAAACAGACTAGCTGCCAATAAATCTGCACTACCACCTGGCGAAATATGGTGTGCTTGGCAGTATTGGATCAACGCCGTAAAACGATCATTGGGAAGCGCGTTTTGACCAGCTTGAATGGCTAGTTGTTGCATCTTAATAAGCGTTTGTTGATCACTGCGGTGTAATACGCAAGTATCTGCAACTGAGCCCATTAACGACAATAACATCTGGAGTTGGGCTTGCTGCGGTGCACTTGTTTGCCATTTTTGATAAGTCTGAATGGCTAGCAAGATATGCGGGTACCCTAAGACCGCCTCTTCATAAGCACCATTCACCCGATACCGTTTTTTTACAACGGCGCCATGTGTAACATTTTGAGGTGTATAACGTTCATCTGGGAATTGCGCTAATTGGCTCACTGTTTTTAAAACGGTCTCAATTTGCGTAGACTTGTGCATACTAATTTGGTGCGCATAAACGCTTACCAAAAGACCCATCACCCAAATAGCGCCTTTATGCGTGTTAACCCCATTGGTGGCTTCAAACATAGCTTGCTCAGCGGCTCGACCAATCTGCGCAATTGTCTCTCGCAATGTCTGATCGACAGGATGATTCCAAGCAGCTTGTGCCATTTGTTCAAAAAAAGGTGTCAAAGCCTGTGCCGACTTGATAAATAAAGATGCATCCATATCCGTATGCGCACCATTATTGTACGCATCAACTAAACCTGGTTTAGGACTCAACTGAACCTCATCGACTAAAGCTTGCTCGACTAAACCAGCTAATTGTTTAATCATCATTTGGTGTGCCTCATTATTTATCAAAGTCTAAACACTCCTTAACTAAATTGCTTTTTAATTCCTGACCATCCTAAATGGAGGAGCCAGCTGAGCATAAACGCGCCGGTTGCCGTGCTCAAGTAGGCAACCACAATCATCGTCCCCATTGGTAATCGTAACCAAGTTGACTTAAAAACTAGCAATAAGGCTTGAAAAACAAAAACATTAGCTAAATACGTCCGATAAGCATAAACCGCTAGCCATTTGAACCAGGGTAACTTAGGTGATTGATTAACAATCATTCTTGAGGCAAACGTAAAGACTGTCAGAATAATCATCAAACTGTATAAGCTTTGCAAGGTATTCAAATAAGGCGCGTGGCCAAAGTTAACATCACCAGGATAAGCTAATAAGGCGCGTACTGATAAACCGCCCACTACTAAGCCAACAGGTAGTAATGCAAAGCGAATTCGATTTAACTGCTTAAAAATTGCTTCATGATAGACAAAACCGGCAACGCCATAAATCCCATAAATTAGAAAACTGACGACCAAGCGGTCTAATAAATACCAGCTTTCAGCTAATGGGCCGTTTAAAACCTGCATACTATAAAAAGAGTACCATCCGATATAAAAAACAGTAGCCCCGATGAGTACCGGCCAAACGAGTTTACGGTTGGCAAAAACGCGATAGCCCAACCAAATAAAGAACGGCATCAATAATTGAATTTGTAACATCATGACCGTATACCATAGATGCGGTGCACCATCACCTGTGACAACTTTCAATAAAAAGGTTCCCACATTAGTGTATGGTGTTTTTTGTTGCACACCTGGGAATACCAATAAATAAGCGATTGTCCATAGTAAATATGGTACAACGAGTTCAAAAAATTTATCCTTTAAAAATTCAAAATAAGATGTTTTCTCACTGGTTTTAACCATATTGTAGACAATGGCAAAAATAAACATCGGTGCTGTGTACTTAGCAAATACATAAAGTGTTCCAACAAAAGCCGCCGTCGTCTGATTATGACAATTAGCCAATGCGAAACTTAATATGGTTTGTAACATGACCGCCGTCACGGCTGATACTTTTTGAAAATCACTAACGTTTATTTTAGTCTTTTGATCTTCGAACATTTTTTCCACCCTCATTTATGACCAAAGTTCTTTGGTTAATAGCGGGCCTGCATCGGTTTTTAATAAAATCTTTTTAGCCGGTGTTCGCAAATATTCCTTTAATGCAAAACCACCCTTGGCGGTTATCACTTGCGTATCAAACTGTTCGAAAAAAGAATGATTGGCAGCAATTACCGTAAGCGGTAACTCTGCCGGCGCGTTAGCATATAGCAATAAATCAAAATCACTCGTCGGCTTAATGGCACTAATACCAGATGATAATTCAAACCCTAAGCTGCCACCAACACCCCATTTGAACCCTGATAATATTTTTCTAGCAGCATGATATTGTGCATAAACCGGAAATTGTGCGACTTCAGTGACTCTGAAAGATTCACGCGTCGTAATTTCCCAGGGATGAATAACAGCTTGAATTGCATCAGCAGGAATTTCGAGAGCAAACCGCTGATTCCGAGCTACTCCGCGAAGGCCGACTGGTACGAGATCTGACTGACTAGCAATTCCCCGTCGAATAACGCCGAAAACCTGTTTAGTCAGCGCTAATTGGGCCACTAAAGCTGGTTGTTGAATAATTTCACGATCAAAGCGAACAATATCATGTGCAGATTTCATTTAATTAAGCATCCCATTCTTCGTCCATTTTTGCTTGGACCTTATTAGTTTCAACACGGCCCATTTTGACAGCAATGTCATTTGTATAGCGATTCGTCAACATCGTATCGTTTGTATGACGAACATCTTCAATGGCATCATTAACGGCTTCAATCACAGTTGCAACGTTATCAGTCGTCGTTTTTTGATCTGTCACACCATCTAAGAAACAATACAAGGCACCTAATTTATTATAATTACGGATATCGTAGGCAATTGAAGGTACTTTTTCCGCTGCTGCTTCAATTTCAGCAATTGATCGTTTAGTAATTCGGCTAGCACTTGCTTTAGACATCGCTTGAACAGTAATTGCGTCACTGTTTAAAGCAATTAACCGACTAGATTGTAACCCATGCGCCAAGAAAGCACCTGAAATAGCATTACCAACAACCACCCCAATTACCGGGTGCCCTGCTTGCCGTAATTTGGCATAAGCCGCTGCACTATTTGCTAACGCCACATGAATCCCGATTAATTCTTCGTTATAACCGTAAGCTTGACTAGGGACATCAATGACGACAACGATTGGTCGTTTAACGATCTTATTTTGATCTTCTTCATAGACGTGATTTAAGATTTGTGCCATCCGGAAGCCTTCTACTAAGCCAACTTCACCATCTCGGACGCGATACATTGGATTTTTACCATCCGGTACAATTGTCGTTACGACAGCATCTTCATTAAAACGATCTGAATCACCGTAATAAACAGTACTAATTGTTGAACTTGGATTCTTTAACCCAGTTAGCGCTTGGAACCAGTCGTACCCAACACTGGCGGTTGCCGGTGTTGCTTGTTCAGTAATCACTGGTAGCTCAACTACTTGTGTTTGGTGTTTGGCAAGTATTTGATTATAGTCTTCAATGGCCATTGGTTTTGAAAGATCGAGTTTTGCCAATAATGACAAGTAAAAGTCAGCATTTTCACTACGGTGGCTATCTTTACGTTCAACCATTGCCGCCACGATTGCATCCTTAACATTTTCGACACTATCAGTCACCAATTCATCAATAATTTGAGCTTCAACGCGTTGACGGGCACCAATTGTATTCCAAATTAAATCTTTGTCGCTGGAATCAAATTCGCGGACACCGGCTTCTTGTTCGATTACTTCTGGGCCATTCAAGCCAACCCGCGCTTTTTTAGTCGTAATTAAATAACTCATTAAAGCTGAAGTAATGGACATCCCACCAAATGAACCAACTCGTCCAGGGACAACCCCAATGACGGGCACGTATTTTTTAAGCGCCACAATTAAGTTGCTAATTTCAGAAATTGAAAGTAGACCATAGTTGGCTTCTTGTAGCCGCACGCCACCAGTATCTAACACGATGATTGGGAAAATTTCATTACCATTTTGATTTTCAGTTAGGGCATGTGTTAGTGCAGCGATAATCTTTGCACCTGAAACTTCGCCAATCCCACCACCTTGGAAACTACCTTCCATTGCGATTACGACAACTTCTTTATTACCAATCGTCCCACGTGACACAATAATGCCATCATCACTTTCTGGGACAATTCCTTGGGCAATCAAGTTAGGGGCTGTCATTTGGTCAAAAGGACCAACTAATTCGCGACCAGTCGGTGTGTCTAATAAAGCATTCACCCGTTCGCGGGCCTTTAATTCTACAAAACTATTTTTCATCAGCTAGTTCCTCCATTGCTTGTGTTAATCGGAGATAAACGACACCTGGTGTTGCACCAAAGTCATTAATCACAATGTCGGCCGAAATTGGATAGCGATCAAAGAAACGGGTTAAAACATTTCCCCATACCTCGTCAAAACCGTCACTACCGGTGCAGACTTTAACTGTTGATTCAGCTTTAGTGGTTGGAAACATTAAAATTTCCAAATCTCCTGATCCAACGACCCCGACGTGTACTCGTTTATTAATGGGTTGGCTTGTTTGATATTGATAAGCTAATTGTTCCATGATAATCTCCCTTTCCTATGACCAAGTTCTGAACTTCATTGGTGGTTGATATAGGCCATCTGACCATTCAACCAAATCATCAATTGTTTGCGCTGCTAATAATGAACGTTTTGCATCGCTTCGTTTGATACCCAAGTCTTCAGGCAGTTTAACAATCCCAGCTCGGCGTAATTGATCCAATGATTCTTTAGTACTTGTCATGCCAAGTGGTGTTACGCCACCAATTGCGGCAATTGCGGCTTGACGCTGTTCTTTGCTAGTTGTCTTGTAAAGATAGGCAATCCCTTCTTCAGTCACAATATGCGTTGTATCTTCGCTATAAATCATAACGGGAGCATTTGCTAGGCTCGCTTGTTTTTGAACAGCAAGCGCATCTAAGGTTTCAACAAAAACTGGCTTCTTATTAGAACCGTATGTTTCAACCATTTGGACGACTAGTTTTTGGCCTTTGCCTAAAGGATTTTCTTCATCACGTAATGATTGCCATGCCGGTGTTGAATGACGACGCCCACCAGGATTATGACCCATGTTAGGTGCACCACCAAAACCAGATAGACGACCTTTGGTAACAGTTGAAGAATTACCATCATAATCTAATTGCAGTGTTGAACCGATAAACATATCAACCGCATATTGCCCAGCCACTTGGCCTAGGACCCGGTTACTGCGCATCGTGCCATCTTGGCCTACGAAGAAAATATCAGGACGAGCAGCGATATATTTTTCCATCCCAACTTCGCCACCAAAACTATGGATACTTTCAACCCAACCAGATTCAATCGCTGGAATAATTGTTGGATGTGGATTTAAAGCCCAATTTTTAGCAATTTTCCCCTTAAGACCTAATGCTTCACCGTAAGTTGGTAAGAGGAGTTCAATGGCAGCTGTGTTGAAACCAATCCCATGATTAAGTGATTGGACACCATGTTCTGCATAAATCCCTTTAATCGCCATCATTGCCATTAGAATCTGAAGTTCCGTAATATTTTGTGGATCACGGGTAAAGAGCGCTTCTAATTCATAAGGTTTGTCCGCTGGAACAACAACATCCACCCAGCCAGCAGGAATATCAATCCGTGGTAATTCATCAACAACTTCATTGACTTGAACGATCACAATCCCGTCTTTAAAAGCGGCTGCTTCAACAATCGTTGGTGTTTCTTCGGTATTAAAGCCGGTATATAAATTTCCTGCTTTGTCCGCTTTATCCGCAGCCACCAATACGACATTAGGAATTAAATCAATGAATAAGCGACCATATAGTTCTAAATAAGTATGAATGTCGCCTAATTTCATTTTGCCGTCTTCGATCATTTGCGCAACACGAACACTTTGTGCCCCTGCATATGAAAAATCAATTTTTGAAGCAATTTGGCGTTCAAAGATATTCAAATGTTCAGGACGTGAAATACTCGACATAATCATGTGTAAATTGTTTACTTTTTCAGGGTTAACTTGTTCTAAACTTTGTGACAAGAAACTGGCTTGCTTTTGATTATCCCCTTCTAAAACGACCTTATCACCAGGGGCGATTAAGGCCTCTAGAACTGTGATAATTTGGTCTGTTTCGACATACTTACCAGTCATTAACTGACTAATTTTCGCTAATCGTTGTGCTTTTTGAACTCGTTTCGTGTCCCAATTGCGTTGTGGTTTTTCCATCTAGTTCATCTCCATTTTCGATATAGAAACGTTGCATCATCAATGCCATGTTGGCTGATATTAATCGTCCGGATTAACTGCTCTCCAAAATTAGCATGAATCAACTTTGTTAACGTATTGCCTGGCGGAAATTCAATCGTCAGATCCATTCCCATTTCCTTAGCAACGGCCATCATTTGTCGCCATTGTACTGGTTGTTCAATATTGGCTAATAAATCTTGACGAATGGCTTCTGCATCCTGTGTGAGCCGCCCATCCGTATTCTTCAAGTACGGACAAGTTGCCGGCTGCAAAGTCAACTGGTTAATGTAAGGTCTTAATTGTTCAACGGTTGCTTGCATCAACTTACAATGTGATGGCACCGGAACCTTCAATAACTTAGCAGTTCGTGCTTGACGCTGCTTAGCTAGTGCCAAAGTCTTCTCAAGGCCAATTATGGCACCCGAGATTGTATGCTGCATTGGGCAGTTCTCGTTTGAAAGATAGACCGGATAATCAGGATCAAATGTTTCTTGAACTACTTGAGCCGCCTCATCCCGGGTCAATCCAACCATAACACCCATCGCATAACCGCTTGGATAAGCAGCCTTCATTAACATTGCTCGTTGATAGACCAACCACACGGCATCATCAAACGATAACGTTTGACAAGCGACAGCAGCGGCAAAAGCCCCCAACGAATGTCCAGCAACCAAATCCGGCACGATGTCATTCTTTTGGATTTCGTCTAAAGCAAATAATGCCTTCACTAACAACGCCAATTGGATAAAGACGGTATCCTCATAATTCTGAGGGACATCAATTAATTGATAGCCCGTCACTTTAGCGACCCGCTCAAGGTATTCAGCGGGAATATCTTGTAACATACCAACTTGTTGACTACCTTGCCCTGGAAATAAAAATGCTGTACTCATTAAATCTCCTCCTTTCGCAATTACCGAT
This DNA window, taken from Latilactobacillus sakei, encodes the following:
- a CDS encoding DUF2140 domain-containing protein, coding for MQTRQDKKKEQVSPKRTINYWKYSFIVLLALVIGTLGFIAYNVSAPQTKQVQTEKMIKADSTFDIQMHKKQINSVVAYYLENYLENSKVKYNFTLDQQAILSGQFKFLGFPVEFNLFFKPYVLENGDIQLRAKQLAVGQLKVPMSFVFNYIQRQYKFPKWVVLNAHKSRITLRLNEFKLANGMQVKARHIDLKNDKIDLAVYVPLKNKK
- the mdcC gene encoding malonate decarboxylase acyl carrier protein → MEQLAYQYQTSQPINKRVHVGVVGSGDLEILMFPTTKAESTVKVCTGSDGFDEVWGNVLTRFFDRYPISADIVINDFGATPGVVYLRLTQAMEELADEK
- a CDS encoding acyltransferase gives rise to the protein MFEDQKTKINVSDFQKVSAVTAVMLQTILSFALANCHNQTTAAFVGTLYVFAKYTAPMFIFAIVYNMVKTSEKTSYFEFLKDKFFELVVPYLLWTIAYLLVFPGVQQKTPYTNVGTFLLKVVTGDGAPHLWYTVMMLQIQLLMPFFIWLGYRVFANRKLVWPVLIGATVFYIGWYSFYSMQVLNGPLAESWYLLDRLVVSFLIYGIYGVAGFVYHEAIFKQLNRIRFALLPVGLVVGGLSVRALLAYPGDVNFGHAPYLNTLQSLYSLMIILTVFTFASRMIVNQSPKLPWFKWLAVYAYRTYLANVFVFQALLLVFKSTWLRLPMGTMIVVAYLSTATGAFMLSWLLHLGWSGIKKQFS
- a CDS encoding malonate decarboxylase encodes the protein MKSAHDIVRFDREIIQQPALVAQLALTKQVFGVIRRGIASQSDLVPVGLRGVARNQRFALEIPADAIQAVIHPWEITTRESFRVTEVAQFPVYAQYHAARKILSGFKWGVGGSLGFELSSGISAIKPTSDFDLLLYANAPAELPLTVIAANHSFFEQFDTQVITAKGGFALKEYLRTPAKKILLKTDAGPLLTKELWS
- a CDS encoding lysophospholipase gives rise to the protein MKKIRQLLIDLGIFTGVLLVVFIVWQLLTPRPMKVKVRSHQESIQKTKVVQPKKVKKTLHLVAVGDSLTHGVGDEQNKEGYVSRIATKIKTETGHPVVTENYGVTGDTSVQIEKRVRTQPTLQANLKKADIITLTVGGNDLMAVLQNNFLDLNQKQIAAGQKAYQTHLMTLFRQIRQQNLTAPIFVMGVYNPFYVYFPEITGMSTAVTAWNKTVKEVANDFESAYYINSDRLLTHGDGHYVKQTKSLAKMDSSQLQKTLAANEHLNPYISDDDHFHPNQKGYQLITNAFWQQMAQHQKDWAK
- a CDS encoding DegV family protein, which produces MANIKIVTDSSIQLTPEEIKQHHITVIPLTIMIDNTVYIDGETITRDQFMTEMASASALPKTSQPAIGNFIETYEQLAADGSQILSIHMLRAISGTVDTARQAGEMAKADVTVIDSDFTDRAMAFQVLKAAEVIEAGGSLEDALAAIQAVHDNTKLYMGVTDLTNLVKGGRLSHAAGVISSLLNIKVILEVADSELKVLRKGRGMKTITKFIDEMDDDLRKLKNVKAIGISHADGLELSEKIKAQLQAAFPAIEILVRTTDPVIATHAGAGAFAVMYYTEN
- the mdcA gene encoding malonate decarboxylase subunit alpha — protein: MEKPQRNWDTKRVQKAQRLAKISQLMTGKYVETDQIITVLEALIAPGDKVVLEGDNQKQASFLSQSLEQVNPEKVNNLHMIMSSISRPEHLNIFERQIASKIDFSYAGAQSVRVAQMIEDGKMKLGDIHTYLELYGRLFIDLIPNVVLVAADKADKAGNLYTGFNTEETPTIVEAAAFKDGIVIVQVNEVVDELPRIDIPAGWVDVVVPADKPYELEALFTRDPQNITELQILMAMMAIKGIYAEHGVQSLNHGIGFNTAAIELLLPTYGEALGLKGKIAKNWALNPHPTIIPAIESGWVESIHSFGGEVGMEKYIAARPDIFFVGQDGTMRSNRVLGQVAGQYAVDMFIGSTLQLDYDGNSSTVTKGRLSGFGGAPNMGHNPGGRRHSTPAWQSLRDEENPLGKGQKLVVQMVETYGSNKKPVFVETLDALAVQKQASLANAPVMIYSEDTTHIVTEEGIAYLYKTTSKEQRQAAIAAIGGVTPLGMTSTKESLDQLRRAGIVKLPEDLGIKRSDAKRSLLAAQTIDDLVEWSDGLYQPPMKFRTWS
- a CDS encoding acyl transferase, translating into MSTAFLFPGQGSQQVGMLQDIPAEYLERVAKVTGYQLIDVPQNYEDTVFIQLALLVKALFALDEIQKNDIVPDLVAGHSLGAFAAAVACQTLSFDDAVWLVYQRAMLMKAAYPSGYAMGVMVGLTRDEAAQVVQETFDPDYPVYLSNENCPMQHTISGAIIGLEKTLALAKQRQARTAKLLKVPVPSHCKLMQATVEQLRPYINQLTLQPATCPYLKNTDGRLTQDAEAIRQDLLANIEQPVQWRQMMAVAKEMGMDLTIEFPPGNTLTKLIHANFGEQLIRTINISQHGIDDATFLYRKWR
- a CDS encoding triphosphoribosyl-dephospho-CoA synthase MdcB is translated as MINNEAHQMMIKQLAGLVEQALVDEVQLSPKPGLVDAYNNGAHTDMDASLFIKSAQALTPFFEQMAQAAWNHPVDQTLRETIAQIGRAAEQAMFEATNGVNTHKGAIWVMGLLVSVYAHQISMHKSTQIETVLKTVSQLAQFPDERYTPQNVTHGAVVKKRYRVNGAYEEAVLGYPHILLAIQTYQKWQTSAPQQAQLQMLLSLMGSVADTCVLHRSDQQTLIKMQQLAIQAGQNALPNDRFTALIQYCQAHHISPGGSADLLAASLFVLAVDAKISGC
- a CDS encoding YozE family protein — translated: MKQSFYRYLMTQRDPNNYEPVAQFANNAFFDQSFPKHEGDYEPLSQYLELNGSYLPSMLIFDEAYQLYQESEEA
- a CDS encoding biotin-independent malonate decarboxylase subunit beta; amino-acid sequence: MKNSFVELKARERVNALLDTPTGRELVGPFDQMTAPNLIAQGIVPESDDGIIVSRGTIGNKEVVVIAMEGSFQGGGIGEVSGAKIIAALTHALTENQNGNEIFPIIVLDTGGVRLQEANYGLLSISEISNLIVALKKYVPVIGVVPGRVGSFGGMSITSALMSYLITTKKARVGLNGPEVIEQEAGVREFDSSDKDLIWNTIGARQRVEAQIIDELVTDSVENVKDAIVAAMVERKDSHRSENADFYLSLLAKLDLSKPMAIEDYNQILAKHQTQVVELPVITEQATPATASVGYDWFQALTGLKNPSSTISTVYYGDSDRFNEDAVVTTIVPDGKNPMYRVRDGEVGLVEGFRMAQILNHVYEEDQNKIVKRPIVVVIDVPSQAYGYNEELIGIHVALANSAAAYAKLRQAGHPVIGVVVGNAISGAFLAHGLQSSRLIALNSDAITVQAMSKASASRITKRSIAEIEAAAEKVPSIAYDIRNYNKLGALYCFLDGVTDQKTTTDNVATVIEAVNDAIEDVRHTNDTMLTNRYTNDIAVKMGRVETNKVQAKMDEEWDA